The nucleotide sequence ACGACGCCGGGGCGCGAGCAGCACCCGCCGGTCGACGGGGACCACGACGAGGAAGACATCGCCGCGGAAGCCGGCAGCGCGGAGAGCGACGCCGGAGAAGGCCGCCCCCGAGCTGCCCACCGCGGCGCCGGGGGAGCGGGTGTGGGTGCTCGCCGTCCCGTTCCGGGCCCCGGCTCCGGGCGCCGTCTGGCACCCGGGCCTGCAGGCGCACGTGTGGGCCGGCCGCGAGCTGCCGCCCGAGCTGGCCCCCTACGACCCACCCGCCTACAGCCTGGAGCGGTTCCTCGAGGACGAGCTGAACGAATCTCCCCGTCCGCTGTCGGTCACCCCCGCGCTGGTGCCCCGGCCGCAGCAGGAGGAGGGTGCCGGCGTCGTCGCCGCGCACGCCGCGGCCGGCGGCCGGGTCTTCCTGCTCGGCGACGACCCGGGCGTGGGCAAGACCGGCACGGCGATCCTGGCGGTGCACGAGATCGCTGCGCAGCGGCCGGTGCGGACCGTCCTCGTGATCGCCGACCGGCCCGCCGCGATCACCATCCCGCACTGGGCGCGCTCGATCGCCGGCTTCGGCGACGGTGGGCTGCGCTGGTGCGTGACCACCTGGGACCGGCTGGGCAAGGTGGCGAAGCACCGGTTCGACGTCGTCGTCGCCGACGAGGCGCACATGGTGCGGCACACGACGACCCAGCGGTGGAAGCACTGGAAGGCCGTCTCCGGTGCCGCGCGGGTCAAGGACACGCCCTACGTGCTCGCCGCCACGGCCACCCCGGCGCACACGCCGCTGGAGCTGCCGTACCTGGCGCCGGAGTTCGCCGCCCGCCACGGCGAGTCGATCCGCGAGTGGGCCGACCTGCCGGCCGCGCTCGCCCGGCACACGTTCCACGTGGAACGTGGCCGCTACGGCTGGCAGTGGACCGAGGACGCCGACGAGCGCCGGGCCGACCTCGCCCGGCTGCAGACCTGGCTGGCCGAGGCGGATCCGCCCGCCACCCTGCACCGCCCCGCGCCGTGGGGACCGGTGTCGGTCACCGGCACCCCGGTGCTGCTCACCCCGGCCGA is from Blastococcus sp. HT6-4 and encodes:
- a CDS encoding helicase, which produces MPGRRRGASSTRRSTGTTTRKTSPRKPAARRATPEKAAPELPTAAPGERVWVLAVPFRAPAPGAVWHPGLQAHVWAGRELPPELAPYDPPAYSLERFLEDELNESPRPLSVTPALVPRPQQEEGAGVVAAHAAAGGRVFLLGDDPGVGKTGTAILAVHEIAAQRPVRTVLVIADRPAAITIPHWARSIAGFGDGGLRWCVTTWDRLGKVAKHRFDVVVADEAHMVRHTTTQRWKHWKAVSGAARVKDTPYVLAATATPAHTPLELPYLAPEFAARHGESIREWADLPAALARHTFHVERGRYGWQWTEDADERRADLARLQTWLAEADPPATLHRPAPWGPVSVTGTPVLLTPAERAQYEAEWSQFRAEMQLARRGRQTARGRAALLRFRQKAGLIRVQATVDWIKAQVEAERQVAVSVEFVETAADPIREALLDAGIPVAGIYGRDRFDVEAERLRFQRGEAAVCVFTVTASISLHAGELLPDGSTASEAPRVGLFHQPRFSGIQARQVTGRTHRDGRSSPWRVAFAADTVEEQVARVMVERLAVSGSAAGADTSSLQEIAELLDADWLPAAALAEG